Proteins encoded by one window of Streptomyces uncialis:
- a CDS encoding TetR/AcrR family transcriptional regulator — MREASVAARRSKITPEREREFYTVALDLLRASGYETLSMEGVAARARCGKSTLYRQWGTKARFVAAALRSERCPRFAGIDTGSLAGDLRAAARAAGAESCDDTRLLHALGHTTLQDDELQRALCEALVEPELVELDAMVARAVARGEIPAGHPAADFVAAQLFGVTRVRPQLEGRFADPEYLVRLVDAVILPAFGLGTAVPAAAHPLAEKPDTGAERSP; from the coding sequence ATGCGGGAAGCGTCCGTCGCGGCACGCCGCTCCAAGATCACTCCGGAGCGCGAGCGGGAGTTCTACACCGTCGCGCTGGACCTGCTGCGCGCGAGCGGCTACGAGACGCTGAGCATGGAAGGCGTCGCCGCCCGCGCCCGGTGCGGCAAGTCGACCCTGTACCGGCAGTGGGGGACCAAGGCCCGGTTCGTCGCCGCCGCGCTCCGCTCGGAGCGCTGTCCCCGGTTCGCCGGGATCGACACCGGGAGCCTCGCCGGGGACCTGAGGGCGGCGGCCCGCGCGGCCGGCGCGGAGTCCTGCGACGACACCCGGCTGCTGCACGCCCTCGGCCACACCACCCTCCAGGACGACGAACTCCAGCGGGCGCTGTGCGAGGCGCTGGTCGAGCCGGAACTGGTCGAACTCGACGCGATGGTCGCGCGCGCCGTCGCGCGCGGGGAGATCCCGGCCGGACACCCGGCGGCGGACTTCGTCGCGGCCCAGCTCTTCGGGGTCACCCGGGTCCGGCCCCAGCTGGAGGGCCGGTTCGCCGACCCCGAGTACCTGGTCCGGCTGGTGGACGCCGTGATCCTGCCCGCGTTCGGCCTCGGGACGGCCGTCCCGGCGGCGGCGCACCCGCTCGCCGAGAAGCCGGACACCGGAGCCGAACGCTCCCCCTGA
- a CDS encoding DMT family transporter: protein MNATVVAVALSLVSAVAYAGAAVTQERLASRTVRDRGMRRLLGAWAWWGSVGLNAFGALLHVAALRFGPLTLVQPLGALTLVAAVPLGARLAGRRVSGAEWRGIALALTGLAALTLAASGPAPDQTLSLPEALAVAGVTTLLIGLLARPGTRPGLRHATASGVTSGVASALTQTVTVAATDGSEAVLSVRTAVVALLVAGFAAAGLLLAQTAYRGGLGAPLAMLTLANPVAAAAIGLVLLGEGVRGGAAGVALAVAGAVAAGWGVLVLSRAAGGRASGVGGGSRTVASGAGLGGRVPAPGRVPAPGRVPGPGRGVGPGRGVGAEGADVDGPAPLSPTP, encoded by the coding sequence GTGAACGCCACCGTCGTCGCCGTCGCGCTGTCGCTCGTCTCGGCCGTCGCGTACGCCGGTGCCGCCGTCACCCAGGAACGGCTCGCGTCGAGGACCGTCCGGGACCGCGGGATGCGGCGTCTGCTCGGCGCCTGGGCGTGGTGGGGGTCCGTCGGGCTGAACGCCTTCGGGGCGCTGCTGCATGTCGCGGCCCTGCGGTTCGGACCGCTGACGCTGGTGCAGCCGCTGGGCGCGCTGACACTGGTCGCCGCGGTGCCGCTGGGCGCGCGGCTCGCGGGGCGCCGGGTGAGCGGGGCGGAGTGGCGGGGCATCGCGCTGGCCCTCACGGGGCTCGCCGCACTGACGCTCGCCGCGTCGGGGCCCGCCCCGGACCAGACCCTGTCGCTGCCGGAGGCGCTGGCCGTCGCCGGGGTGACCACGCTGCTCATCGGGCTGCTGGCGCGGCCCGGCACCCGCCCGGGGCTGCGGCACGCCACCGCGTCCGGGGTCACCTCCGGGGTGGCCTCGGCGCTCACCCAGACGGTGACCGTCGCGGCGACCGACGGGTCGGAAGCGGTGCTGAGTGTGCGGACCGCCGTGGTCGCGCTGCTGGTCGCCGGGTTCGCCGCGGCGGGGCTGCTGCTCGCGCAGACCGCGTACCGCGGGGGGCTCGGCGCTCCGCTCGCGATGCTCACCCTCGCCAATCCCGTGGCCGCGGCGGCGATCGGTCTCGTTCTCCTCGGGGAGGGGGTACGGGGTGGCGCGGCGGGGGTCGCGCTGGCCGTCGCGGGCGCGGTGGCCGCGGGGTGGGGGGTCCTGGTCCTCAGCAGGGCGGCCGGGGGCCGGGCGTCGGGTGTCGGCGGGGGGTCGCGGACCGTCGCGTCCGGGGCGGGCTTGGGTGGGCGTGTGCCTGCTCCCGGGCGGGTGCCTGCTCCCGGGCGGGTGCCCGGTCCCGGGCGGGGGGTCGGTCCCGGGCGGGGGGTCGGTGCGGAGGGCGCCGACGTGGACGGTCCGGCGCCGTTGAGCCCCACCCCCTGA